A stretch of Candidatus Poribacteria bacterium DNA encodes these proteins:
- a CDS encoding sulfatase-like hydrolase/transferase — translation MRRPNILLIHSDQHRFDCVGVNGHPLLKTPNLDRLASEGVNFTHAFCPIPLCVPVRNSLLHGQWPTEHLCIANWDTEAPRPPIEGLPTFSHLLREAGYFLGYVGKWHVHQRKGALEYGFHEYVPEWGYHRWREERGLPPRPRKNRWFGEVDPYIAPEESRLAWGAGHTIRLIELAVERDMPFFIRWDPSEPHLPNVVPEPYCSMYPPEDIPPWPSFPDPLNGKPYIQAQQRRTWKVEGWRWDDWAPVVSRYLGELSLMDAQIGRILDVLDRLGISEDTLVIYTTDHGDMCGGHGMIDKHFIMYDDVVRVPLIMRWPGRIEAGMRCDSFVIHSLDLATTFCQVAGVPVPETFRGRDLLAVISGEGDDRQDVFSMYHGNQFGLYTQRMVRDRRWKYVWNATAEDELYDLETDPGEINNLASDPRYAGELERLRGRLVAWMEEIGDRILNPWIRSQLLEGLKV, via the coding sequence ATGAGACGGCCTAATATCCTTTTGATTCATTCGGATCAACATCGGTTCGACTGCGTAGGGGTAAACGGACACCCGCTTCTGAAAACCCCTAACCTCGACCGTCTCGCCTCAGAGGGCGTGAACTTCACCCACGCCTTCTGCCCGATACCGCTTTGTGTGCCCGTCAGAAACTCCCTCTTGCACGGGCAATGGCCGACAGAGCATCTCTGCATCGCCAACTGGGATACCGAGGCGCCGCGGCCACCCATTGAAGGATTGCCCACCTTCAGCCACCTTCTCAGAGAAGCCGGATATTTCCTGGGATATGTGGGCAAATGGCATGTCCATCAGAGAAAAGGCGCACTGGAATACGGGTTCCACGAGTATGTCCCCGAATGGGGATATCATAGATGGAGGGAGGAGAGGGGGCTGCCACCGAGGCCGAGGAAGAACAGATGGTTCGGCGAGGTCGACCCATATATCGCTCCGGAGGAATCCAGGCTCGCCTGGGGGGCAGGCCATACGATCCGACTTATCGAGCTGGCTGTCGAGAGAGATATGCCCTTCTTCATCCGATGGGACCCGAGCGAGCCTCATCTGCCGAATGTGGTGCCGGAGCCCTATTGCTCCATGTATCCTCCCGAGGATATCCCGCCATGGCCGAGCTTCCCCGATCCGTTAAACGGCAAGCCGTATATCCAGGCGCAACAGAGGAGAACCTGGAAGGTGGAGGGGTGGAGATGGGATGACTGGGCGCCCGTGGTGAGCCGATACCTGGGTGAGCTCAGCTTGATGGACGCCCAGATCGGTCGAATCCTCGACGTGCTCGATCGGCTCGGGATATCTGAAGACACGCTCGTTATCTATACGACGGATCACGGCGATATGTGCGGCGGACACGGCATGATAGATAAACACTTCATAATGTATGACGATGTGGTGCGCGTCCCGCTCATCATGAGATGGCCCGGAAGGATCGAGGCTGGCATGAGATGCGACAGCTTCGTCATACACAGCCTTGACCTTGCGACCACCTTCTGCCAGGTAGCCGGCGTGCCTGTCCCCGAGACCTTCCGCGGGAGGGATCTACTGGCCGTGATCTCCGGTGAAGGTGATGACCGCCAGGACGTCTTCTCCATGTATCACGGGAACCAGTTCGGCCTCTACACGCAGAGGATGGTTCGGGACCGAAGGTGGAAATACGTCTGGAACGCCACGGCGGAGGATGAGCTTTACGATCTGGAGACGGATCCGGGCGAGATAAACAACCTCGCCTCCGATCCCAGA
- a CDS encoding sigma-70 family RNA polymerase sigma factor — MFQEVIMMNGGGEMIDVDKLVIRDRIETIRFFKLVQENVRLIAEHFYREFSIEDIEDVVQEVCERILKKRYEPLRGRSMKEIRNYICKTAYNIMIDILRARKRRAHDDDDDDGEIVDPGPSPDEIVVMKEIKRSILMCIHSLPKTKRLVAILRFLEGKSSGEVAEITGLTRKTVYKYIHQIRERIIEEVKL, encoded by the coding sequence ATGTTTCAGGAGGTAATAATGATGAACGGCGGAGGCGAAATGATAGATGTCGATAAGCTGGTAATCAGGGATAGGATCGAGACGATACGCTTTTTCAAGCTCGTGCAGGAGAACGTGAGGCTGATAGCGGAGCACTTCTATAGGGAGTTCTCGATCGAGGATATCGAAGACGTCGTCCAGGAGGTTTGCGAGAGGATTCTGAAAAAGAGGTATGAGCCCCTGCGTGGACGATCTATGAAGGAGATCAGAAACTACATCTGTAAAACGGCGTATAACATCATGATTGACATCCTCAGGGCGAGAAAGAGACGAGCGCATGATGATGACGATGATGACGGCGAGATCGTGGACCCCGGACCTTCCCCGGATGAGATAGTGGTGATGAAGGAGATAAAGAGAAGTATCCTGATGTGTATACACAGCCTACCGAAGACGAAACGTCTGGTCGCCATACTGCGCTTCCTCGAAGGAAAATCCTCCGGAGAGGTAGCCGAGATAACGGGGTTAACTCGGAAAACGGTCTACAAGTACATCCATCAGATCAGAGAAAGGATAATCGAGGAGGTAAAACTCTGA